One region of Drosophila subobscura isolate 14011-0131.10 chromosome J, UCBerk_Dsub_1.0, whole genome shotgun sequence genomic DNA includes:
- the LOC117893797 gene encoding vitelline membrane protein Vm26Ab produces MFKLAAVCFFAALAVAAAKPGLLAAAPLAYTAPAVVGSAAYVAPYASSYTAHSVAHSAAFPAAYTAPIAAAYTAPVAAPFAAAYTAPVARFASPYAAAYTAPFASPYAAAYTSPLAYSSPYVARPYAAAPLLLKK; encoded by the exons atgTTCAAACTC GCTGCTGTCTGCTTCTTcgctgctttggctgtggctgctgccaagcCTGGTCTGCTGGCCGCCGCTCCTCTGGCCTACACGGCACCAGCTGTGGTGGGCAGCGCTGCCTATGTGGCACCTTATGCCTCCAGCTACACTGCCCACTCGGTGGCACATAGCGCTGCCTTCCCCGCTGCCTACACCGCTCCGATTGCTGCCGCTTATACCGCACCTGTTGCCGCTCCGTTTGCCGCTGCCTACACCGCTCCAGTGGCACGTTTCGCCTCTCCCTACGCCGCTGCCTACACTGCTCCGTTTGCCTCGCCCTACGCCGCTGCCTACACCTCTCCCTTGGCCTACAGCTCGCCCTATGTGGCCCGTCCATATGCCGCcgccccgctgctgctgaagaagTAA
- the LOC117893610 gene encoding uncharacterized protein LOC117893610 — protein sequence MTENKTKLDPKKIFADLTTFVASLKTDTGRLEVFMRDAKMIGDAITAQMQADDHVFKDYLSELQSTASCVDEISLLLPVHFEVFLPIRLPTALAPSFDQQQRTVQLRQPDIEHPFFFGNMLNASCMNLLLKQELQQTIASIGRIKSYDLSYRAHHCRGVPFMHQILAVDRRSNGRRCIRFDFVLAVLFEGPVLPLPPYYDAPINYTWLAYGKIEVGPTRHPADWGVIVPKWQTRSLLDAKRLNGVLLLTHRLLSTQQCQNYAAAGPLKLGLATAVQEIKSLRYKLTPTPVLVMLDMDDETTNGKQLMSIVRLIDLLYNGHVASHGEAGKADNMQHPCSAPEAIY from the exons ATGACTGAGAATAAAACA AAGCTAGATCCGAAGAAAATCTTTGCAGACCTCACGACTTTCGTTGCGAGCCTGAAGACCGACACTGGCCGGCTTGAGGTGTTTATGCGAGATGCGAAAATGATAGGCGACGCCATCACGGCTCAGATGCAGGCAGACGATCACGTTTTCAAGGATTATCTCAGCGAACTGCAGAGTACGG CTTCCTGTGTGGACGAAAtatccctgctgctgccagtgcacTTTGAGGTGTTTCTGCCCATCCGTTTGCCCACTGCACTGGCCCCCAGCTTCGATCAGCAGCAACGCACTGTGCAGCTGCGTCAGCCCGACATTGAGCATCCATTCTTCTTTGGCAACATGCTGAACGCCTCGTGCATGAACCTGCTGctgaagcaggagctgcagcagaccaTCGCCAGCATTGGCCGCATAAAATCCTACGACCTGAGCTACAGGGCGCACCACTGCCGCGGCGTGCCCTTCATGCACCAGATATTGGCCGTGGACCGTCGCAGCAATGGGCGGCGATGCATTCGCTTTGACTTCGTGCTCGCGGTGCTGTTCGAGGGGCCggtgctgcccctgccgccgTACTACGATGCGCCCATCAACTACACGTGGCTCGCCTACGGCAAGATCGAAGTCGGCCCCACCAGACACCCAGCCGATTGGGGCGTCATAGTGCCCAAGTGGCAGACAAGGTCACTCCTAGATGCGAAGCGCTTGAATGGCGTGCTGCTCCTCACGCATCGCCTGCTGAGCACCCAGCAGTGCCAAAACTATGCCGCTGCTGGCCCCCTGAAGCTGGGCCTTGCCACAGCCGTCCAAGAAATCAAAAGCTTGCGATACAAACTCACGCCCACTCCCGTGTTGGTTATGTTG GACATGGATGACGAGACCACCAATGGGAAGCAGCTAATGAGCATCGTGCGGCTCATCGATCTACTGTACAACGGACACGTTGCGTCGCACGGTGAAGCTGGCAAGGCAGACAACATGCAACATCCATGCAGCGCCCCGGAAGCAATCTACTAA
- the LOC117894624 gene encoding eukaryotic translation initiation factor 4E1: protein MGMTMPMMGPVNFMTEEQEHQLELEQELQLKHKFSVVRNLLDEDLLLKHPLEHIWTVWHWENDRTKAWSDMLNEVTSFNTVEDFFSVYYFIKPPSDLRVFNDYMVFKQGVRPMWEDDVNKNGGRWIMMLDKSMKAMSDKLWHDLILLCIGECFLHSEEISGIVINVRNKANKLSLWTKNANNAAAVMSLGIQLKSMLGLNTVEIQYQLHKDAMVQNGPNVNAIYKL, encoded by the exons ATGGGCATGACCATGCCCATGATGGGACCCGTCAATTTCATGACCGAAGAGCAGGAGcaccagctggagctggagcaggagctgcagctgaagcacaAGTTCAGCGTGGTGCGCAACCTGCTGGACGAGGATTTGCTGCTGAAGCATCCGCTGGAGCATATCTGGACGGTGTGGCACTGGGAGAATGATCGCACCAAGGCCTGGAGCGATATGCTCAACGAAGTGACAAGCTTCAACACAGTTGAGGATTTCTTTAG TGTGTATTATTTTATCAAGCCACCATCGGATCTGCGCGTCTTCAACGATTATATGGTGTTCAAGCAGGGAGTGCG TCCCATGTGGGAGGATGATGTTAACAAAAATGGCGGTCGCTGGATTATGATGCTGGACAAGAGCATGAAGGCCATGAGTGACAAGTTGTGGCATGATTTG ATTTTACTATGCATTGGCGAATGCTTTCTACATTCCGAAGAGATCAGCGGCATTGTCATCAATGTGCGCAACAAAGCCAACAAGTTGT CTCTTTGGACCAAGAACGCCAACAATGCTGCGGCTGTGATGTCGCTGGGCATACAGCTGAAGAGCATGCTGGGCCTGAACACCGTGGAGATACAGTATCAGCTGCACAAGGATGCCATGGTGCAGAATGGACCCAATGTCAATGCCATCTACAAATTGTAA